A stretch of DNA from Anopheles ziemanni chromosome 3, idAnoZiCoDA_A2_x.2, whole genome shotgun sequence:
CTTCGACTGGATCAGTACCTTGCGCGTGTAGAGTGCCACACCACCGTCCGCGTCCCGTGACATCTCGAACAGTCCCGGTTTACCCTCGGGGAAGTAAAGCAACGCGCGGATACTCAACGGTACGTCGGTTTTGTAGTGCAGCGTAAAACGTGGTGTGTCGAACGTGTTGCCTACGAACCGGTAGAATTCGTTGTGCTGCTCGGGAGTGACCTGCTTCGGTTCCATCAGCCAGATCGGTTGTATCTGATTCGCCTGCTTGCCGTTCAGGAAGATGGGACTACCGACGAAGTTGCTGTACCGCCGGATTACCTCCCGGATTCGATCCTCATCCGCGAACTCCCGGCAGTCCGCCTTCAGGTGAATCACAATCTTCGTCCCTATGGCCACTCCTTCCGCTTCCTGAATTTCGAACGTACCGGACCCATCGGATGACCACTTCAACCCGGGGGAACCGGTGCGAGCCGAGCGCGTGTACACATCAACCCGGTCGGCCACCATAAACGCGGAGTAGAATCCGACACCGAACTGGCCGATGATGTTCTGCACGTTCTCCTGCGATCCACGACCGCTTTCCTTGAGCTGCTCGATGAAGTGCTTCGAGCCGGAGCGCGCGATCGTTCCCAGGTTGGCGATCAGTTCCTCCCTTGTCATACCGATACCCGTGTCCTGGAGTGTCAGCTGTCGATCCTGCTTGTTGGTGCCGATGTGTATCTCTAGCGCCCGGTCGCACTCGGCATACTCGCTGGCCCCTTCCGGTGACGATTGCACGAGAAAGCGGAACTTTTCCAGCGCATCGCTAGCGTTCGAAACAAGCTCGCGGACAAACACTTCCTTGTCGGAGTACAGGGACCGTGCAACGATGTCTAGTAGCATGCGCGTTTCCGCCTGGAACTCGTGCTTATCACTCGATCCGACACCCTTTTCTCCGTCACGGATGATCGAGTGGTAGCCCTCCTCGGCCACCTTCGTGCTAAGCGACCGATTTACCGATGTGTTCCATCGCGGATGACCGACGCCTAGaccttaaaaaatattcataatcAACCACAACTATTCCGCGACCCTGTTGCATAACTTTCCAGGACATTCGGGAATGCTTACCGGGCGGTGTGCTTATCGTCCGATGCGAAAGATGGCCGGTAGCAGGAAGTAAGCACCGGGCTAGGGTAACCGATGGGCGCATTAACTTCTGCACCCGAAAGAACCCGTTTACAATGCTCATTTTGTTCCACACACAGACGGTAAACAATAGTTAACCAGAGATTGCAGATTAGCCTGCACGCGgatttgtaaaaaaacaccacaccGCCCTTCGAAGAAAGATTGACTTTGCGGGAGAGAATATTTTGACATTCTAACAACAAATTGTTTACCTTTGAGTATACATTAAAAGCAACttaaatcaatattttatgttCAGACAATGAATCCTTTTAGTTTTTTAAGCTTAAATGAGGtttttgtataattttcaTACCATTTTCAGTACTTTTATGACGGCGGTCATCCACGCGACCTG
This window harbors:
- the LOC131289499 gene encoding heat shock protein 75 kDa, mitochondrial isoform X1, which encodes MSIVNGFFRVQKLMRPSVTLARCLLPATGHLSHRTISTPPGLGVGHPRWNTSVNRSLSTKVAEEGYHSIIRDGEKGVGSSDKHEFQAETRMLLDIVARSLYSDKEVFVRELVSNASDALEKFRFLVQSSPEGASEYAECDRALEIHIGTNKQDRQLTLQDTGIGMTREELIANLGTIARSGSKHFIEQLKESGRGSQENVQNIIGQFGVGFYSAFMVADRVDVYTRSARTGSPGLKWSSDGSGTFEIQEAEGVAIGTKIVIHLKADCREFADEDRIREVIRRYSNFVGSPIFLNGKQANQIQPIWLMEPKQVTPEQHNEFYRFVGNTFDTPRFTLHYKTDVPLSIRALLYFPEGKPGLFEMSRDADGGVALYTRKVLIQSKTENLLPKWLRFLKGVVDSEDIPLNLSRELLQNSSLIRKLRIALTNRTLRFLHDRSQKEPESYDKFYRDYGLFLKEGIVTSQEQQEKEEIAKLLRFETSREPNRTVSLPEYCQGQAEGQKDIYYLAAPNRTLAEASPYYESLKKRGIEVLFCYEAYDELVLMQLGMFLGKNLISVEKEMRRSDATSTADQDGLLEGSLLKTQIDELLPWIKQRLAGKVSNVKTTGKLDSHPCVVTVEEMAAARHFIKTQSHNMSEENRYALLQPQFEINPKHPIIKKLHKLTTSDPELAELLANQLFSNAMVGAGLVDDPRMLLTSMNDLLQKVLDKH
- the LOC131289499 gene encoding heat shock protein 75 kDa, mitochondrial isoform X2, whose protein sequence is MSIVNGFFRVQKLMRPSVTLARCLLPATGHLSHRTISTPPGVGHPRWNTSVNRSLSTKVAEEGYHSIIRDGEKGVGSSDKHEFQAETRMLLDIVARSLYSDKEVFVRELVSNASDALEKFRFLVQSSPEGASEYAECDRALEIHIGTNKQDRQLTLQDTGIGMTREELIANLGTIARSGSKHFIEQLKESGRGSQENVQNIIGQFGVGFYSAFMVADRVDVYTRSARTGSPGLKWSSDGSGTFEIQEAEGVAIGTKIVIHLKADCREFADEDRIREVIRRYSNFVGSPIFLNGKQANQIQPIWLMEPKQVTPEQHNEFYRFVGNTFDTPRFTLHYKTDVPLSIRALLYFPEGKPGLFEMSRDADGGVALYTRKVLIQSKTENLLPKWLRFLKGVVDSEDIPLNLSRELLQNSSLIRKLRIALTNRTLRFLHDRSQKEPESYDKFYRDYGLFLKEGIVTSQEQQEKEEIAKLLRFETSREPNRTVSLPEYCQGQAEGQKDIYYLAAPNRTLAEASPYYESLKKRGIEVLFCYEAYDELVLMQLGMFLGKNLISVEKEMRRSDATSTADQDGLLEGSLLKTQIDELLPWIKQRLAGKVSNVKTTGKLDSHPCVVTVEEMAAARHFIKTQSHNMSEENRYALLQPQFEINPKHPIIKKLHKLTTSDPELAELLANQLFSNAMVGAGLVDDPRMLLTSMNDLLQKVLDKH